The Ferrovibrio sp. MS7 sequence TCACCCGCTTCCAGCTCGGCGAGGGCATCGAGAAGAAGGCGGACGATTTCGCCGCCGAAGTGGCCAAGATGGCCGGCTAAGCCGGTCGATCGGGACCTGATTTCCAGGGCCCGCGCCCCGGTCCAGCCCAGGAACCTGCCTGGGCCCGGATTGGAGCGCGGGCCTTGTTCGTATAAGGTTGGGGGCCGGGAATCGACCCCGTTTTCCGCCACCGGGCACCCCCGTCCGGGCCACTAGCCGAGGCATCCATGAGCGCCAGCTTCAAATACCGCCGCGTCCTGCTGAAATGTTCGGGCGAGGCGTTGATGGGGCCGACCCCTTACGGCATCGATTTCGAGACCGTCGACCGTATCGCCAAGGAAGTGAAGTCGGTGCAGTCGCTCGGCGCCGAGGTCTGCCTGGTGATCGGCGGCGGCAATATCTTTCGCGGTGTCGCCGGGGCCACCCAGGGCATGCAGCGCGCTTCCGCCGACTATATGGGCATGCTGGCCACCACCATTAATGCCCTGGCGATGCAGCATGCGCTGGAGCGCCATAATGTCGACACACGTGTGCAGTCGGCTATCCGGATGGACACCGTCTGTGAGCCCTATATCCGCCGCCGCGCCATCCGCCACCTGGAAAAGGGCCGGGTGGTGATCTTTGCCGCCGGCACCGGCAACCCGTTCTTCACCACCGATACCGCCGCCGCGCTCCGCGCTGCCGAGATGGGCTGCGACGCCCTGCTCAAGGGCACCCAGGTGGATGGCGTCTATACCGATGACCCGAAGAAGAACCCGGCCGCCACGCGCTACGAGCGGGTCAGCTACCACGATGTGCTGGCCAAGGACCTTAAGGTGATGGATGCCGCCGCCATCAGCGTGGCGCGGGAGAACAAGATTCCGATCCTGGTCTTCTCCTTGCACGAACCGGGTGGCTTCGCCAAAGTGCTGAAAGGCGAGGGCCGCTGCACCGTGGTTGAGGGCGAGTAAAGGCCGGGGGCAAGCCGGCCCGTCGGATCAGCTAGCAGATACATCAGGATTACAGGAGAGAGAGCCATGGCCGAACCGGATATCGACGATATCGAGCGGCGCATGAACAAGGCGATCGACGTGCTGAAGCAGGAATATACCGGTCTGCGTACCGGCCGTGCCTCGACCAGCATGCTCGACCCCGTGCGGGTGGATGTCTATGGCAGCTCGATGCCGATCAACCAGGTCGGCACCATCAGCGTGCCGGAACCGCGCATGATCAGCGTCTCGGTGTGGGACAAGTCGAACGTGAAGGCGGTGGAGAAGGCGATTGCCGCCTCCGGCCTTGGCCTCAACCCGCAGGCCGACGGCACCCTGATCCGTATCCCGATCCCGGAACTGAACGAGCAGCGCCGCAAGGAGCTGAGCAAGGTGGCCGGCCAGTATGCCGAACAGGCCAAGGTGGCGGTGCGCGGCGTGCGCCGCGATGGCATGGATAGCCTGAAGAAGCTGGAGAAGGACCACGAGATCGGCGAGGACGATGCCAAGATGTGGCAGGAAGAGATCCAGCGCCTGACCGATGAGGCCACCAAGAAGATCGACGAGATGCTGGCGGCCAAGTCCAAGGAGATCATGCAGGTCTGATCATGGCTGTGGCCGCCCAGGATATCGCGTCGCTTGCGGCGCATGGCAGCGGCCACCCACCGCCGCGCCACGTTGCCATCATCATGGATGGCAACGGCCGCTGGGCCAAGGCGCGTGGCCTGCCGCGCAATCTGGGCCATCGCCAGGGCGTCGATACCGTGCGCGACATCGTGCGCGCCAGCCGCGATTTCGGCATCGAATACCTGACGCTCTACGCTTTCTCGACCGAGAACTGGAAGCGCCCGGCGGCGGAAGTCGCCGGCTTGATGGACCTGCTGCGGCTGTTCATCCGCCGCGAGCTTGATGAACTGCACCGCAACGGCGTGCGCATCCGCATGATCGGCGACCGCTCGCGGCTTGCTGCCGATATCGTGCCGATGATCGAGGAGGCGGAGGCCCGCACCCAGGATAATCAGCGCTTGACCCTGGTCCTGGCGCTGTCCTATGGCGGCCAGGATGAGATTGTGCGGGCGACGCAACGTATCGCCGCCGCGGTGGCCGCCGGCCAGATCAAGCCGGAGCAGATCGACCGCGCGCTGATCGAGCAGAATCTCTACACCGCCGGTATTCCTGATCCCGACCTGGTGATCCGTACCAGCGGCGAGCAGCGCCTGAGCAATTTCCTCATCTGGCAGGCCGCCTACAGCGAGATCGTGTTCGTCGAAAAGCTGTGGCCGGATTTCGGCGCCGACGATCTCAAGGCAGCCATCACGGAATTCCATGGCCGCGAGCGCCGCTTTGGCGGCAGCGATGGCTGAAGTGCCGTCTCATGGCGCCAGCCAGGGCAGCAGTGCCCTGGCCAAGCGCATCGTTTCTGCTGCCGTCATGCTGCCCCTGGCGCTGGCGGCATTGTGGTTCGGGAAATGGGTTTTCGCCGGCTTGGTGGCATTGGCGGCCGTGCTGATGCTGCGCGAATGGCAGCGCCTGCCCGATGGTCCCGGCCCGGTTGGCGTAGACCCTCGTGCGCTGGCGCTGGGCGGTGTTGGCCTGGTGGCCGCGATTGCCCTGATGCGGGTGGATCAGCGGCTGGCTTCCTTCATCATTCTGCTGTTTGGCGCGGCGGCCTATGTCTGGGCCCTGCCGGCGCGGCGCGCCTGGGCTTTCGGCGGCATTGTCTATGTCGGACTGCCCTGTCTCAGCCTGATCTGGCTGCGCGACATGCCCGATCATGGCCGCCTGATTGTGTTCTGGGTGCTGGGCGTGGTCTGGGCCACCGATACCGGTGCCTATGCCTTCGGCCGCGTCATCGGCGGGCCGAAACTGATACCCTCGATCAGCCCGAACAAGACCTGGGCCGGGCTGCTCGGCGGCATGCTCTGTGCCGGCCTGGCCGGCTATGGCATTGCCAGCCTTGATCCGCGCCTGCCGGCCCAGGCGCTGGGATTTTTCGCGGCCCTCGTTGCCGTGGTGGCGCAGGCCGGCGATTTCTTCGAGTCCGGCATCAAGCGGCGCTTTGGCGTGAAGGATAGCGGCGGGCTGATTCCCGGCCATGGCGGTGCCCTCGACCGGCTCGATGGAGTGCTGTTCGCGGCGCCTTTCGTCGCGCTCGGCCTGCTGCTCTGGGGGCGGGGGTTCTGGTCATGACGGTGCCCAAGCGTGTCACGGTGCTGGGTTCCACCGGGTCGGTTGGCTGCTCCACGGTCGATCTGCTGCAGCGCGAGCCCGAACGTTTCACCGTCGAGGCGCTGACGGCGAATGGCAATGTTGCCTTGCTGGCCGAGCAGGCGCGGCTGCTGCATGCCCGGCTGGCGGTGATCGGCGACGAGACGCTGCTGCCTGAATTGCGCGCCCGGCTGGCCGGCAGCGGCATCGAAGCCGCCGGCGGTCGCCAGGCCCTGGTGGAAGCGGCAACCCGGCCGGCCGATTGGGTGATGGCGGCGATTGTCGGTGCCGCCGGGCTGGAACCGACCCTGGCAGCGGTGCGCCGAGGCGCCATGGTCGCCCTCGCCAACAAGGAAACCCTGGTCTGCGCCGGCGAACTGGTAATGGCCGAAGCGCAGCGCTGCGGCGCCACCATCCTGCCGGTCGATTCCGAGCACAACGCCATCTTCCAAGTCTTTGATTTCAAAGCCCCGGAGAGTGTCGACCGGATCATCCTGACGGCATCCGGGGGGCCGTTCCGCACCCTCAGCCTGGCGGAAATGCGCGAAGCCACCCCGGCGCAGGCGATCGCCCATCCGATTTGGAGCATGGGGGCGAAGATTTCGGTCGATTCCGCCACCCTGATGAACAAGGGCCTGGAACTGATCGAGGCAAGCTACCTGTTTCCGGTGCCGGAAGAGCGGATCGAGGTGCTGATCCATCCGCAATCCGTGGTGCACAGCCTGGTCGCCTATATGGACGGCTCGGTGCTGGCCCAGCTCGGTACGCCGGACATGCGCACGCCGATTGCCTTCACGCTCGCCTGGCCGTCGCGGATGGCGGCTCCAGCGGCCCGGCTGGACCTTGCGGCCATAGCCAAACTGACCTTTGAAGTCCCTGATTCCGCACGCTTTCCGGCACTCAATCTGGCACGGCGAGCCTTGCAAAGCGGGGGGGCGGCGCCTACTATCCTGAATGCTGCCAACGAAGTGGCGGTGGAAGCTTTTTTGAGCGGCAGGATCGGCTTCCTGGATATTGCGCGGATTGTCGAGCAGACATTGGCCCGGGTGAACCGCAGGGTGCTTGGTGATCTGGAGGCCGTGCGGGATGCGGATCAGTCAGCGCGCCGCTACGCGCTTCAGGTGATCGACCCGCTGACCGACGACCGCGTCGGCAATGTGCATAAGCTGGCGCGGCGGCCGCGCGGCGAGGCTTGAGTTCAGAGCAGGGCATTAGGCAGCATGGATTTCATTCTCGGTCTGGCCGGCTACATCATCCCCTTCGTGGTGGTGCTGACCATCATCGTGTTTGTGCATGAGCTGGGCCATTTCTGGGTGGCGCGGCGCTGTGGCGTGCGGGTGGAGGTGTTTTCCATTGGCTTCGGCCCGGAGCTGTTCGGCTGGAATGACCGCCATGGCACGCGCTGGAAATTCGCCGCCGTGCCGCTTGGCGGCTATGTGAAATTCTTCGGCGATGCCGATGCCACCTCCAGCGGCACCGATCAGGCGACGGTCG is a genomic window containing:
- the frr gene encoding ribosome recycling factor; translated protein: MAEPDIDDIERRMNKAIDVLKQEYTGLRTGRASTSMLDPVRVDVYGSSMPINQVGTISVPEPRMISVSVWDKSNVKAVEKAIAASGLGLNPQADGTLIRIPIPELNEQRRKELSKVAGQYAEQAKVAVRGVRRDGMDSLKKLEKDHEIGEDDAKMWQEEIQRLTDEATKKIDEMLAAKSKEIMQV
- the pyrH gene encoding UMP kinase, with amino-acid sequence MSASFKYRRVLLKCSGEALMGPTPYGIDFETVDRIAKEVKSVQSLGAEVCLVIGGGNIFRGVAGATQGMQRASADYMGMLATTINALAMQHALERHNVDTRVQSAIRMDTVCEPYIRRRAIRHLEKGRVVIFAAGTGNPFFTTDTAAALRAAEMGCDALLKGTQVDGVYTDDPKKNPAATRYERVSYHDVLAKDLKVMDAAAISVARENKIPILVFSLHEPGGFAKVLKGEGRCTVVEGE
- a CDS encoding phosphatidate cytidylyltransferase — its product is MAASAALAAAMAEVPSHGASQGSSALAKRIVSAAVMLPLALAALWFGKWVFAGLVALAAVLMLREWQRLPDGPGPVGVDPRALALGGVGLVAAIALMRVDQRLASFIILLFGAAAYVWALPARRAWAFGGIVYVGLPCLSLIWLRDMPDHGRLIVFWVLGVVWATDTGAYAFGRVIGGPKLIPSISPNKTWAGLLGGMLCAGLAGYGIASLDPRLPAQALGFFAALVAVVAQAGDFFESGIKRRFGVKDSGGLIPGHGGALDRLDGVLFAAPFVALGLLLWGRGFWS
- a CDS encoding isoprenyl transferase; this encodes MAVAAQDIASLAAHGSGHPPPRHVAIIMDGNGRWAKARGLPRNLGHRQGVDTVRDIVRASRDFGIEYLTLYAFSTENWKRPAAEVAGLMDLLRLFIRRELDELHRNGVRIRMIGDRSRLAADIVPMIEEAEARTQDNQRLTLVLALSYGGQDEIVRATQRIAAAVAAGQIKPEQIDRALIEQNLYTAGIPDPDLVIRTSGEQRLSNFLIWQAAYSEIVFVEKLWPDFGADDLKAAITEFHGRERRFGGSDG
- a CDS encoding 1-deoxy-D-xylulose-5-phosphate reductoisomerase, which codes for MTVPKRVTVLGSTGSVGCSTVDLLQREPERFTVEALTANGNVALLAEQARLLHARLAVIGDETLLPELRARLAGSGIEAAGGRQALVEAATRPADWVMAAIVGAAGLEPTLAAVRRGAMVALANKETLVCAGELVMAEAQRCGATILPVDSEHNAIFQVFDFKAPESVDRIILTASGGPFRTLSLAEMREATPAQAIAHPIWSMGAKISVDSATLMNKGLELIEASYLFPVPEERIEVLIHPQSVVHSLVAYMDGSVLAQLGTPDMRTPIAFTLAWPSRMAAPAARLDLAAIAKLTFEVPDSARFPALNLARRALQSGGAAPTILNAANEVAVEAFLSGRIGFLDIARIVEQTLARVNRRVLGDLEAVRDADQSARRYALQVIDPLTDDRVGNVHKLARRPRGEA